From a single Apium graveolens cultivar Ventura chromosome 2, ASM990537v1, whole genome shotgun sequence genomic region:
- the LOC141690981 gene encoding uncharacterized protein LOC141690981 yields MYINPNMSCEEAADHNNDGGYKTAIITPGACGSGSHINTEVKVTKKLSSFCFVAGSFTIDAHGHSGGLALLWKNIGAVEIKGTCNHYIDFEVICEQIGRWRYTGFYGCPERERRQESWNLLRELAATSTLPWCIYGDFNDMLFEYEKKGGRPQPRRLLDGFNSTIIDCGLEDLGYVGCEFTWEKSRGTTRWIQERLDRGFANHEWRQLFPSAELHVLEVSTSDHLPLILQLNAQVYIPKSRRFRFENIWIRENECQNLVRSSWNRNGLNTILDKIEYCCLKLDEWGGGKIKELNRKIKKCRMVMRRLRSRRDEYGVKQYDDIRSDFLNLLERQEVYWKQRSKQFWLREGDQNTRFFHRFASGRRTNNQITRLKDRNGVWVENTQGVQDIVTDYFSELFKSSLSAGPLSDNEKVCQVTSEQNAQLIEDISNEEVKEAVFSMHAEKAPGYDGLNPAFYQTYWSVVETDVVHFCRQFFVTGELQMEFNRTLVCLIPKVKKPQQMGELRPISLCTSACIEGRLLTDNALIAFELNHYIKCRSQGSTGVAGLKIDISKAYDRLEWNFIESMLIKFGFHDQWIKRIMSCIKTVSYSFIQQGVVFGDVRPQRGIRQGDPISPYIYILCAKGLSSIIKRSEQVGLIHGCSIARNAPAVSHLLFADDCYFFFKAIESEAKMMKQIIQRYETLSGQAVNFTKSIITFSPNTSAAKRELICGVLEVQESTTPGKYLGLPMSIGRKKNEVFNFLTDRVRQKLQGWKSTALSKAGKCILLKTAAQSIPNFWMNLMLIPSEICTTIQRQMNGFWWGNGTESKGVRWMSWDRLCDIKEAGGLGFKNMQQFNIAMLAKQGWRLINDTNPLVTSIMKAKYFPKTDFLSAKLGDNPSYMWRSIIAAQEVIKQGCRRSIGTGEDTFVWKIPWLPCSENGCLTTSMPQELAETRVCDLMEVQQRKWDDEILKDLFNSRDVRLIQNIPLSSRDRSDSWLWLFDAKGEFTVKSCYRKLVGECITPDATFWKKLWNLCLPGKVRFFMWRTCRLCLPTNKALVNKRVNIDGKCAWCHIEEEDEKHVLFECQFAKEVWTAVGMVQWIQSNPGETVLACFIRLFSSGTKEQCALLALICWNLWNRRNKWLWNKVQVSVFGITSGAMNLLADWKTAQLAQSRCTSEPQVSIRRWQVPQQSWVKINIDAAIFEDIRTIGIGGVIRDENGRFMKAMCKQMEGSWSPREAEALSLKEVLSWTKQYGFTQCVFETDSKLLADACNGNSGRSYFHIIVRECLELIKHFENVLVQFMHRSANEVAHMLARVSRSMSDLQEWDVVAPSFLSDYSIFTCESGGNECGTGINRWKMGGIMVAEEEVGHEQYKFVLVDHFLTERNMNFQVMLNVLAVLWRPKKGVEMHDLGGQHYSFVFYHVLDMGRVIEGGSWMFQ; encoded by the exons ATGTATATCAATCCAAATATGAGTTGCGAGGAGGCTGCGGACCATAACAACGACGGTGGCTACAAAACGGCCATTATAACACCAGGCGCCTGTGGGAGTGGTAGCCACATAAATACAGAAGTCAAAGTCACAAAAAAA TTATCAAGTTTTTGTTTTGTCGCTGGTTCTTTTACTATTGATGCTCATGGTCACAGTGGGGGACTAGCTCTTTTGTGGAAGAATATAGGAGCAGTAGAAATAAAAGGTACGTGTAACCACTACATTGACTTCGAGGTGATATGCGAACAAATTGGTAGGTGGCGGTACACAGGTTTTTACGGGTGTCCGGAAAGGGAAAGACGACAGGAATCCTGGAATCTGCTTCGGGAGCTTGCAGCAACATCGACCTTACCATGGTGTATTTATGGAGATTTTAATGATATGTTGTTCGAGTATGAGAAAAAAGGTGGTAGACCTCAGCCTAGAAGATTACTAGATGGGTTTAACTCAACAATTATAGACTGCGGACTTGAGGATCTTGGGTATGTTGGATGTGAATTCACATGGGAGAAGTCTCGCGGAACAACAAGATGGATTCAGGAACGTTTAGATAGAGGGTTTGCAAATCACGAATGGAGGCAGTTGTTCCCAAGTGCAGAATTACATGTGCTGGAGGTATCCACTTCGGACCATCTTCCATTAATTTTGCAGCTGAATGCTCAGGTATACATACCAAAATCCAGAAGATTTCGCTTCGAAAATATTTGGATCCGTGAGAATGAATGCCAGAACCTGGTACGAAGTAGCTGGAACAGAAATGGTCTGAATACTATTCTAGATAAAATAGAATATTGCTGTTTAAAGTTGGACGAGTGGGGAGGAGGGAAAATAAAGGAGCTGAACAGGAAGATTAAAAAATGCAGAATGGTTATGCGAAGATTAAGGTCTCGTAGAGATGAATATGGTGTGAAGCAGTATGATGACATCAGGAGTGATTTTTTAAATTTACTGGAGAGGCAGGAAGTATATTGGAAGCAGCGATCAAAACAGTTTTGGTTACGGGAAGGGGATCAAAATACTAGATTCTTCCACAGATTTGCCTCGGGAAGAAGAACAAACAATCAGATAACAAGACTGAAAGATAGAAATGGTGTATGGGTGGAAAATACTCAAGGAGTGCAAGACATCGTTACGGATTATTTCTCAGAATTATTTAAATCATCGCTGTCAGCAGGGCCTCTATCAGATAATGAGAAGGTCTGTCAAGTAACAAGTGAGCAAAATGCACAACTAATAGAGGACATTTCGAATGAGGAAGTAAAAGAAGCAGTGTTCTCAATGCATGCAGAAAAGGCACCTGGTTATGATGGGTTAAATCCCGCATTCTACCAAACGTATTGGAGTGTAGTTGAAACAGATGTGGTGCACTTCTGCAGACAATTCTTTGTGACAGGCGAACTTCAAATGGAGTTTAATCGAACGTTGGTGTGCTTGATTCCGAAAGTTAAGAAACCACAACAGATGGGTGAACTACGTCCAATATCACTATGTACC AGTGCATGTATAGAAGGCCGACTTTTGACTGATAATGCTTTGATTGCATTCGAATTAAATCACTATATCAAATGCCGTTCGCAAGGAAGTACTGGGGTTGCGGGATTAAAAATTGATATATCCAAGGCGTACGATAGACTCGAGTGGAATTTCATTGAAAGCATGTTGATTAAGTTTGGCTTCCATGACCAGTGGATCAAAAGAATTATGAGCTGCATCAAGACAGTTTCTTACAGCTTCATACAGCAGGGAGTTGTGTTTGGTGATGTTCGACCGCAAAGGGGGATTAGACAGGGAGATCCGATCTCCCCGTATATTTACATCCTTTGTGCTAAAGGCCTGAGCTCGATAATAAAAAGAAGTGAACAGGTGGGATTGATTCATGGGTGTAGTATTGCAAGGAATGCACCAGCTGTGTCACACCTCCTTTTCGCAGATGATTGCTATTTCTTTTTTAAAGCAATCGAATCAGAGGCAAAGATGATGAAACAGATTATCCAGAGATACGAGACTCTATCTGGTCAAGCTGTAAATTTTACTAAATCAATAATCACGTTTAGTCCAAATACATCAGCTGCAAAGAGGGAGCTAATCTGTGGGGTGTTAGAAGTGCAGGAGAGTACTACACCAGGTAAATATCTTGGGCTACCAATGTCAATAGGAAGAAAGAAGAATGAAGTGTTTAACTTCTTAACAGACCGAGTTCGGCAGAAGCTACAAGGGTGGAAGAGTACGGCTTTGTCAAAGGCAGGGAAATGCATATTATTGAAAACAGCCGCACAATCGATACCGAATTTTTGGATGAACTTGATGCTTATTCCCTCTGAGATATGTACTACGATCCAACGTCAAATGAACGGTTTTTGGTGGGGCAATGGAACTGAGAGTAAGGGTGTGCGTTGGATGTCATGGGATCGCCTCTGTGATATTAAGGAAGCAGGAGGTTTGGGGTTTAAAAATATGCAGCAGTTTAATATTGCTATGTTAGCAAAGCAAGGATGGAGACTTATAAACGATACAAATCCCCTAGTCACTAGTATTATGAAGGCCAAGTACTTCCCAAAAACCGATTTCTTGAGCGCAAAACTGGGTGACAATCCGAGTTACATGTGGCGGAGCATAATCGCTGCTCAAGAGGTCATAAAACAAGGGTGTCGGAGAAGCATTGGTACAGGTGAAGATACATTTGTGTGGAAAATCCCTTGGTTGCCATGTAGTGAAAATGGGTGCTTAACGACTAGTATGCCTCAAGAATTAGCAGAAACAAGAGTCTGCGATTTAATGGAAGTTCAACAAAGGAAATGGGATGATGAAATTCTTAAGGACTTATTCAATAGCAGAGATGTTCGGCTGATACAGAATATACCTCTGTCTTCAAGGGATAGGAGTGACTCTTGGTTGTGGTTGTTCGATGCGAAGGGAGAATTCACTGTAAAAAGCTGCTACCGTAAATTAGTGGGGGAATGTATTACACCTGATGCAACATTCTGGAAGAAACTATGGAACCTATGTCTACCTGGGAAGGTTCGTTTCTTCATGTGGAGAACGTGTCGATTATGCCTACCAACTAATAAGGCACTGGTAAATAAACGAGTGAATATCGATGGTAAGTGTGCTTGGTGTCACATAGAAGAGGAGGATGAGAAGCATGTTTTGTTCGAATGTCAGTTTGCAAAGGAGGTCTGGACGGCAGTAGGAATGGTGCAGTGGATTCAATCAAACCCAGGAGAAACGGTGCTAGCATGTTTCATACGGCTGTTCAGCAGTGGTACAAAGGAACAATGCGCATTACTGGCATTGATTTGTTGGAACCTTTGGAACCGGAGAAATAAGTGGTTGTGGAACAAAGTCCAAGTCTCTGTATTTGGTATAACAAGTGGTGCAATGAACTTGCTGGCGGACTGGAAAACTGCTCAGTTGGCTCAATCTAGATGTACTTCAGAACCACAGGTAAGCATACGAAGGTGGCAAGTTCCACAACAAAGCTGGGTGAAAATAAACATTGATGCGGCTATTTTTGAAGACATAAGAACAATCGGAATTGGAGGAGTAATTCGAGATGAAAATGGACGCTTTATGAAGGCAATGTGTAAGCAGATGGAAGGCTCGTGGTCGCCTAGAGAAGCAGAGGCGTTAAGCCTTAAAGAGGTATTATCTTGGACTAAGCAGTATGGGTTTACACAGTGCGTTTTCGAGACAGATTCAAAACTATTGGCTGATGCTTGTAATGGGAATTCCGGAAGATCTTATTTTCATATTATTGTTAGAGAATGTCTTGAATTAATTAAGCACTTTGAAAATGTGCTAGTGCAATTTATGCATAGATCTGCGAACGAAGTCGCTCACATGTTAGCTAGGGTGTCTCGTTCTATGTCAGACTTGCAGGAGTGGGATGTTGTCGCTCCTAGCTTCTTATCGGAT TATAGTATCTTCACGTGTGAATCTGGAGGAAATGAATGTGGAACTGGGATTAACAGATGGAAGATGGGGGGGATTATGGTGGCAGAGGAAGAAGTGGGTCATGAGCAATATAAGTTCGTGCTTGTCGACCATTTTCTTACTGAGAGGAATATGAATTTTCAAGTAATGCTGAATGTTTTAGCCGTATTGTGGAGACCTAAAAAAGGAGTAGAGATGCACGATCTTGGGGGCCAACATTACTCGTTCGTGTTCTATCATGTACTAGATATGGGGAGAGTGATTGAGGGAGGATCATGGATGTTCCAATAA